CTACCAGACCGGCCGCAACGGCTACGCCGCCGAAGGCCTCAAGGGCCTGCAGGCCGCCGCCCGCGAACGCCGCAACGTGTTCGCCAGCCTGATGGAGGCGGTGCAGACGCACAGCCTGGGGCAGATCAGCCATGCGTTGTACGACGTGGGCGGGGAGTATCGCCGCAACATGTGATTGGGGCTTTTTGCGGGCAACGGCGAATTCCCCTCAATCCCCCTTTTCAGAGGGGGAAGACAAGCAAAGCGGCGACCCTGTGGTTCCCCCCTTTGAAAAAGGGGGGGCTGGGGGGATTTGCTTTACCCTGCAACGTCCCCACCGCAGCCACCCCACATGTCCATCGTCCTAACCGACTTCGCCCGCGCCCGCCTATTCCCCCGCGAGCCGCGCCGCAACACCATCCAGGACATCGGCCCGCAGCAGTTCGAGCGCCACCTCAACGAGCACGCACCGCTGCAGGTGCTCGACGGCTACGCCCCGTTCTGCAAGCTGCACGTGCACCGCAACTGGACCTCCACGCGCTGCCTGACCGTGCCCGTCACCGCGGACAACCGCCACCTGCTGCGCAGCGACTACGAAGCCCGCACCCAGGACGAACTGCCCGTGCTGGTGCGTTGGTTCGAGAACATCGACCCGCCCGTGGCCGATTACCTCATCGTCATCCTCTACAGCCGCGAGCAACTGGCCAAGGAGGGCACCCACACCGACGCCGACTGGGGCGTGGTCGGCTGCATGTACACCGCCGACCCGGTGGAAACCCCGATGGCGCCGATCACCATGATGCGCAACGCCTTGGGCGTGGAAGAGGGCGGCTCCGGCGTGCACCTGGACCGCGCCGCCTACCAGCGCAGCGTCGAGTTCTGGCGCACCCACGCCAACTGGCGCGGCTAACCCCACCCAGCCGCGCCCGGCCTTGGGGTAGCACGCCCCCCACACGCCCGCGCAATCGCCGCCACCCCGATCGCGGCTCACGCCGCTCCTACCCCAAAGCCAAAGCGCTCCGCCGATCTCCCCTGTAGGAGCGGCGCAAGCCGCGACCACGCCACCCAGAGGCCAACGCCACTCCCCCTGTGGGAGCGGCGTAAGCCGCGATCTACCCCACCCGCACCGGCTGCCGCAACACCGTCTTCAACCGCTCCGCCACCGTCTTGCGCGGATCGCTCAAATAAATCTCATGGTGATGCCCCGTAGGCGCCAACCCCTGCGCCGGCAAAACTTCCTCGTGCAAGCGCCGCAGGGTAGGGCCCTCATCGTCGTACGCCCCCACGTGCAAGGTCTGCACCGCCAACCCTTCCTCCAACACTTCCAGGCGCAGCCGCGACAACGCCGGCAACCCCTTCTTCCCGATCGCCTGCGCAATCGCCTGCTCGACCAAAGCCGCCGGCACGAACTCCGGTACCGCGATCATCATCGTCCAGCGCCAGCGGTCCTTGCGCCGCGCCACGAAGTCCGACAGGTCCTCCGCCCACCACAGCCCCTCCAGCGGCGGCACCACATAGTCGCGCCCCAACTCGGCCTTGCTCTTGAACTTCAGCGTGTACGAAGCCGTGTACAACGCCTCCACCGCCGCCGCGTAGTCCGGCGAGGTATTCGGATCGCCCGCGCCGTCGATCATCAGGTACCGCATGGCCGGCATCTCCACCTGCACGAACTTGCCGGCCGGCGCGCTGTACAGCGGCTTCAACGCCTTCTTGATGTCGTACTTGTCCATGCAGTGTTCCTCACCACGTCAGCGACGTGGAGACCCGCCAGCGGTGGTGATAGTCGTTGGGAATCGAACCCTGCCTGATCTCCAAGGTGTAGCCGCAGCCCGACTCGGTCTTGCCCGTATAGCGGAACGCATTGGCCTCGTACTGCTCGTCCGAGCCCAGCAACTCCCATTGCCCGCTATCGCGCAGTTGCTTGATGTAGCTGCGCTTCAACGCCATGACCTCGTCGAGCGTCATCAGCCCGAACCACAAAGTGCAATGCCGCCCCACGCAGCGATAGCCGTCGATCTGCGCGCCCGGCGGCAACGGAACCGCCTCCGGCCACCCAGCCGGGTGCCCCACCACGGCGGCGCCTACCAACGGCCGATCCTCCGGTGGCGCACCTACCTCGGCTTTCGGCCCTACCGAAGCGCAACCCGCCAACACACACAGCCCAGCCGCAGCGATCGCACGCGCGCCACGCCGTCCAAGAAATCCGTTCATCCCTTCCCCCTGTTGGATTCGTCCACTCCAAAGCTTAGCGATGATCCCGCTTCGGGGTAGGAGCGGCGTAAGCCGCGACCACGCCCCCCCCACACCCCGACGCAACCGCCCCACCCATCACACTCCCCAGGACTTCCGCCACAGGCCCACCCCCACCCCCTGGCTATA
The sequence above is a segment of the Lysobacter silvisoli genome. Coding sequences within it:
- a CDS encoding DUF3228 family protein; its protein translation is MSIVLTDFARARLFPREPRRNTIQDIGPQQFERHLNEHAPLQVLDGYAPFCKLHVHRNWTSTRCLTVPVTADNRHLLRSDYEARTQDELPVLVRWFENIDPPVADYLIVILYSREQLAKEGTHTDADWGVVGCMYTADPVETPMAPITMMRNALGVEEGGSGVHLDRAAYQRSVEFWRTHANWRG
- a CDS encoding GyrI-like domain-containing protein; translated protein: MDKYDIKKALKPLYSAPAGKFVQVEMPAMRYLMIDGAGDPNTSPDYAAAVEALYTASYTLKFKSKAELGRDYVVPPLEGLWWAEDLSDFVARRKDRWRWTMMIAVPEFVPAALVEQAIAQAIGKKGLPALSRLRLEVLEEGLAVQTLHVGAYDDEGPTLRRLHEEVLPAQGLAPTGHHHEIYLSDPRKTVAERLKTVLRQPVRVG